The following nucleotide sequence is from Mesorhizobium sp. J8.
GGCCTCGTCGCCATCGCCGCGATCAAAGCGGGCGCGAAGCAGGTGATCGCCGCCGACATCGACCCGTTCTGCGAGACGGCGATCGCCATCAATCTCCAAGCCAACGGCGTTGAGGCGCAATTCCTCGGCACGGATTGCGTCGGCACCGACGATGGCTGGGACGTCGTTCTTGCCGGCGATGTCTTCTACGACAAGGCTTTCGCCGACAGGCTGCTGCCCTGGCTCGGGTCTCTGAAGGCGCGCGGAGCCGAGATCCTCGTCGGCGATCCCGGCCGCGCCTACCTGCCGAAGACCGGGCTGCAATCGCTTGCCGTCTACCAGGTTCCGGTGACGCGCGTGCTGGAGGATGCCGAGGTCAAGCGCACGACCGTCTGGCGCCTCGCTTGACGCGATCGCCGAACAAGCGTTCCATCGCGTGTCGATCTGGAGGGGGGAAGCATGGATTTTTCGGTCGTGAACTGGCTGGCGGTGATCCTCGCCGCCGTCGTCGCATGGTTGTTCGGCGCCGCCTGGTATATGAGCCTGAGCAAGCTCTGGCTGAAGGCGGCCAAGCTCGACCCGGCCACCATGCAGCGCTCGGTCGTTCCCTTCGTCGTCAGTTTCATCGCCGAGCTCATCATGGCGCTCGTCCTGACGCTGGTGGTGGGGGCGATCACCGGCGGCGAGCCGAACCCGGTCGCGGGATTGCTGTTCGGCTTCGTGCTTTGGCTGGGCTTCATCGCCACCACGCTTGCCGTCAACCACCGCTATGAAGGTTTCGGCTGGGCGCTCACCCTGATCGATGCCGGCCACTGGCTGGGGGTGATGCTGATCATCGGTGCCGTCATCGGCTGGTTCGGTGCGCCGGCGGCACCGGCGGGTTGATGACAGGTCTCTATGTCGGCGTTTTCGCCACCTCGTCCAGAAGCCATTCGCGGAAGGCGATGATCCGCGCGTCGTCCTTCGCCGCCTCGGGATAGACCAGGAAATAGGCGAATTCCGGCGCGACCCTGATGCCGAGCTCGAAGGGCCGCACCAGGCGCCCCTGCGAAAGATCGTTGGCCACCATGGCAAAGTCGGCAAGCGCCACCGCGTTGCCGTCGAGCGCCGCCTGGATGGCGTCGGTCGAGGATCCGAACACCAGCGTGCGACTGTCGTCGAAATCGTCGACGCCGGCCGCATGCATCCACATGCTCCAGTTCGGCCAGGTCACGCCCTGCCGCGACCATTCGATATGCGCGAGCGTGTGGTTGAAGAGGTCACGCGGCTCCTTCAGCGGCGGACCTGACGCCAGCAGCGCCGGGCTGCACACCGGGATGATGATGTTCTCGAACAGACGATGCGCGATGATCCCCGGATATTTGCCGGTGCCGAAGCGGATACCGATATCGACATCGTCGCGCTCGAAATCCCTGACGTCGTAGGTGATGTCGAAGCGCAATTCGACGCCTGGCTTCTGCTGGCGGAAGTCGTCGACGCGCCGCATCAGCCATTTCGTCGCGAACTGGGCGTCGAGCGTCACCTTCAGCAGCGCCGTGCCGCGCGTCATCTTGCGGGCGCGGCTGACGGCGCGATTCAGCAGGTCGAGCGCATCGACCGAGGCTTCCAGCAGCACATTGCCAGCCTCCGTCAGCCGGATGGTGCGGCTGGTACGCGTGAACAGCACCAGGTCGAGCTGATCCTCGATTTCCTTGATCTGGTGGCTGACCGCCGCCGGCGTCAGGCCGAGCTCGTCGGCCGCGCGGGTGAAGTTGAGATGCCTGGCGGCCGCCTCGAACGTCCTCAGCGCCCGCGTTCCCGGCAGCAGCTTGGACATGCGATCTCCAAATAAAACTTGATGATCAGAAAAGAACTACTCGTTTCCCGTTTGTTTTTCAATCCGGCATCATGGCTTCATCGAAACACCATCAAACCGGATTTGATATCCGGAGAACACGGATAGAACCATGTCTGAGATCGCCCTGAAGCCCTGTACTCCCCTGGAATCACCCTCGGGCCTGACCCTCAGGCTGCGTTCGGTGGGCGATTGGTTGCGCCAGGCTCGCGTCGCCGCCACCTTACCTGGGGAATCCCTCGAAGACCTTTCCGATCGCGACCTGCGCGACATCGGCGGGCGGCGCCGCGACATCACAAAGGCGCTGGACCGCGAGTTCCGCGAGATCGGACTGCTGGGGACAGGTTGGCAGAAACCGGGAAAGAGGCAGTAGGAATTAGGCAGTAGGCAATAGGGAAGGAAACCTATTGCCTATTGCCTATTGCCTATTGCCTACCTCACCACCTTCACCACCGTCCTGTCCGACAGCAACGGAAGCAGTCTCGCCATGGTCCGCGCCGTCACCGCCACGCAGCCTTGCGTCGGCGTGAAGCCCGGCCGCGCCAGATGGAAGAAGATCGCGCTGCCGCGCCCGCGCCGACGCGGCGCGATGTTCCAGTCGAGCACCAGGCAGACATCGTAGAGCCGGTCGTCGCGCTTCATCCGTTCATGGCTCGCGCCATAGGGGATCTTGACCGGACGGTTGTAGTTGCGGTCGTCCGGCACCTCGCACCAGCCGAGATCCGGACCGATCGGCGTCATCGGCAGCCTTGTCCGGCGTCCGCCCGGAAAATGATCGCCCCGGAAATAGCCCGACAGGATGCGCATCGACGCCAGTGGCGTCGCGCCGTCCCCTTCATGCTTGTTGGCGGTGATGCCGCTGCGCCCCAGCGCGCAGGGGAACACCGTTTTGCCGGCTTGCAGGAAGCCTTGCGCGGGGTTGCCGGGGCGCGCTCGCACCACCAAAACGCGCAAGCCTTTCGGCAAAAATGCGTCCGCCGCATTGCGAGCGCGTTTTTTCTTGTATGATCGTGCCACGGAACAAATCACTGTGATCGGCTGTTGCGCCGGTGAGCTTCCGCATAAATGGGGGGAGGTCAACTGAATATTCTTTTTAAAACAACGGATTGATATCCATGACATCACGCACCATTCTCATCGTCGATGACGACGACGACCTGCGCGCCACTCTGGTCGAGCAGCTGGCGCTTTACGAAGAATTCGACGTCCAGCAGGAATCGACCGCCGCAAAAGGCGTTGCCGCGGCGCGCGGCGGCGTCGTCGACCTGCTCATCATGGATGTCGGCCTGCCGGATATGGACGGCCGCGAGGCGGTGAAGATCCTGCGCAAGGGCGGCTACAAGGCGCCGATCATCATGCTGACGGGCCACGACACCGATTCGGACACGATTCTGGGTCTCGAGGCCGGCGCCAACGATTATGTGACCAAGCCTTTCCGCTTCGCCGTGCTGCTCGCGCGCATCCGCGCCCAGCTTCGTCAGCATGAGCAGAGCGAGGACGCGACCTTCTCGGTCGGCCCTTACACGTTCAAGCCTAGCCAGAAGCTCTTGATCGATCCGCGCGGCGCCAAGGTGCGGCTGACCGAGAAGGAAGCCTCGATCATCAAATATCTCTACCGCGCCGACCAGAAGGTGGTCACCCGCGACGTGCTGTTGGAAGAGGTCTGGGGCTACAATTCCGGCGTCACCACGCACACGCTGGAGACCCATGTCTATCGGTTGCGCCAGAAGATCGAGCGCGATCCTTCCAATGCCGAAATTCTTGTGACAGAAAGCGGCGGCTACAAGCTGGTTCCTTAAACATTTGATGATCTAGAACAATTCCAGAAATAGTACGAAACGGTCGGGCTTGGCGGCTTCGCCGTAGCCTTCCGTCCGGAATTGAGCCAAAAGAGTTAGAGCGGTCGGGCGGGACCGCTTCGGGTACGATCCTGGTGCTGGAGGGTGATGGATCGGCTCGTTGCACGCATCGTACGATGCATGGCGGAGCGTTTCTCGCGTGCCCAGGAGGGCGCGCCGCTCCAAAGGAGGGACTGGACTGACCGCTCGGGGACACAGCTAGGATGGCGCTGGATGACGACATCCTCATCCTGTCCGGTGTGAAGCTTTTCCAGGGCTTCACGCAGGAGCAATTGCGCCTGCTCGCCTTCGGCGCCGAGACCACCGTGCTGCAGGCCGACCATAAGCTCTATCGCGAGGACGACGTCGCCGACTCTGCCTACATCGTGGTCAGCGGCTTGATCACGCTCTATCGGGAGCTAGGCGGCGAACGCGTCCCGATCGGCACTGCGGGTCCCGGCACCATGCTGAGCGAACTCGCGCTGATCGCCGACACCAACCGGCTGACCAGCGCCTCCGCCGCAGTCGATTCGGAAGTGATCCGACTGAGCCGCAAGATGTTCCACCGGATCCTGGAAGAATATCCGGAGATCGCGGTTCTGTTGCATGAGCGCATCCTGGAGGAGTTCCAGCAGATGATCGCCCGCATCGAGGAATTGGCGCCGCGCTTTACGGGGTAGCGTGGTGGTCAGGCGTCGATCGGCGCGTTCGTCATCCTAGGGTCTGCGCGCCGCTACGCGTCGCTCCGCCCCAGGACGAATCTGAGAGGCGGGCGCCCGGGGCCGCGCGTCAATCCAGATCGAACCGCGCGATCACCGGCACATGGTCGGACGGCTTCTCCCAGCCGCGCGCCGCCCGCAGGATCTCGTAGCCTTTGAAAACCGGCACCAGGTTGGCCGAGGACCAGACATGGTCGAGGCGGCGGCCGCGATTCGACGCCTCCCAGTCCTTCGCGCGATAGCTCCACCAAGTGTAGAGCTTCTGCTCTGCCGGCACGTTGAGCCGCATCAGGTCGACCCAGCCGCCGGCCTCGCGCATCGCCTCGAAATTTGTCGTCTCGACAGGCGTGTGGCTGACGACGTTGAGCAACTGCTTGTGCGACCAGACGTCGTGCTCCTGCGGCGCGATGTTCAGGTCGCCGACGAGGATCGACGCTGAGGATTCGTCTCCGCTCGCCGGCACGGAGTTCATCTCGTAGACGAAATCAAGCTTGTGGCGGAATTTGCGGTTGATCTCCGGATCCGGCTCATCGCCGCCGGCCGGCACATAGAAGTTATGCACCAGCACCGATTTGCCGCCCGCCTGTATCCTGACCGACAGATGCCGGCTGTCGTCGATTTCGCAGAACCGCCGCTTCTCGACCAGTTCGATCGGCCGGCGGGCGACCGTGGCGACGCCGTGATAGCCCTTCTGGCCATGAAACAGAATGTGCTCATAGCCTGCCTTGCGGAACGCCTTTTCCGGGAAGAGCTCGTCCGGCACCTTGGTTTCCTGCAGGCAGAGCATATCGGGCGCGTGCTCCTTCAGCAGCCGCTCGACGATCGGCATGCGCAGGCGCACGGAGTTGATGTTCCAGGTGGCGATGGTGAAGGGCATTCAGGCGAGGTCCGGCAAAGGTCGCCGATCTAGTGCCAGCCGCGCGCCGGAAAGACAAGCTCGCCTAAAGCCCTCGGCCGCTTCCGTGCCGGTTTATCCGCCAGATCGCGTCCTGGAATTCAGCTCGCGGTTCGCCGTATAGTCGATTGCGAACGTGTCGGGCGGGAAGCTGACGCCTTCCTTGGTGTTGAAGATCATCACCGTGGTGTCCTTGCCTTGCGCATCGGTGATCGTCCACTGCCGCAGATCGTAGGTCTTCGGGTCGAACATCATTGTGATCATCGCATTGCCGAAGACCGACTTGTCGGAAAGCTTGATCGTGGTGAGGTCATCCTCTTCCTTGACCGCCTTGACGCGGCCGCCCGAGAGGTCGATCCGGTCGTCGAGCAGCAGCTTCAGCGGCGTCTTCGACAGCGGGTAGAGGTCGGAGGTGTTGAGCTTCTTGTTGAGGATCACCACCGACTTGCCGTCGGAGATGACGCGGAAGTTCGAGGAGCCGTCATAATTGAAGCGGATCTTGCCCGGACGCTCCAGGAAGAACTTGCCGCCGGTCTGCTCGCCTTTCGGCCCGAACTGGACGAACTCGCCGCTCATCGACTTCACCGAGGAGAAATGGTCGGCGATCTTCTGCGCCGCCGGCGGCACCGCGGCCTGCGCGGCGGCCACGAGCTGGTAGCCCGGCACGAGGTTGAGAGCGGCGGCTCCGCCAAGCATCAGGCCGAGGCCGAGAAGCTGGCGGCGGGTGAGGGCGAATTCGGTCTGGGTCTTCATGCCGGTCACTTCCTGTGATTCGTGTCGCCGCAGTTTCTGCACTTCCACTGGGGCCTAAGTTTGGCGGATGCGCGAGAGCTCCGCCGCAAAGGCGCGGACGACTGTCCCTCGCATGAACGCGCCAGACGATCTCCGGTTGCCTGCTGGCCCGGGCTGGCGTCTCGCCGGGCCAAGGTTTGTCGAGCTTCAGGTCAGGCTGGCCTCACCTGAAGTTCGACAGACCCTAGAATTTGTCGTCTTCGGTCGGGACCAAAATCTCGCGTTTGCCGGCATGATTGGCCGGGCCGACAATGCCTTCCTTCTCCATCTTCTCGATGATCGAGGCGGCGCGGTTGTAGCCGATGCCGAGCCGGCGCTGGATGTAGCTGGTCGAGGCCTTGCCGTCGCGCAGCACAACCGCCACCGCCTGGTCGTAGGGATCGTCGGAATCCTCGAAATTGCCGCCGCCACCGCCGCCGGAACCGCCCTTGCCGGACGGACCGTCCTCGTCCTCCTCCTCGTCGTCCTCGGTGATGGCGTCGAGATATTCCGGCACGCCCTGCAGCTTCAGGTGCCCGACGACCTTCTCGACCTCGTCGTCGGAGACGAACGGGCCGTGGACGCGCTGGATACGGCCGCCGCCGGCCATGTAGAGCATGTCGCCCATGCCGAGCAGCTGCTCGGCGCCCTGCTCGCCAAGGATGGTGCGGCTGTCGATCTTCGACGTCACCTGGAAGGAGATGCGGGTCGGGAAATTGGCCTTGATCGTGCCGGTGATGACGTCGACCGACGGGCGTTGCGTCGCCATGATGACATGGATGCCGGCGGCGCGCGCCATCTGCGCCAGGCGCTGCACCGCGCCTTCGATGTCCTTGCCGGCCACCATCATCAGGTCGGCCATCTCGTCGATGATGACCACGATATAGGGCATCGGCTCGAGGTCGAGGTCCTCGGTCTCGTAGATCGCCTCGCCGGTCTGGCGGTCGAAGCCGGTCTGCACCGTGCGCGAGATCTTCTCGCCCTTTTTCTCCGCTTGCTGGACGCGCGCGTTGAAACCGTCGATGTTGCGCACGCCGACCTTGGACATCTTGCGGTAGCGGTCCTCCATCTCGCGCACGGTCCATTTCAGCGCGACGACCGCCTTTTTCGGATCGGTGACGACAGGCGTCAAAAGATGCGGGATGCCGTCATAGACCGAGAGCTCGAGCATCTTCGGGTCGATCATGATCAGCCGGCATTCCTGCGGCGTCATCCGGTAGAGCAGCGACAGGATCATGGTGTTGATGGCGACCGACTTGCCCGAGCCGGTGGTGCCGGCGACCAGCACGTGCGGCATCTTGGCGATGTCGACGATGACCGCCTCGCCATTGATGGTCTTGCCGAGCGCCAGCGCGAGCTTGGCCTTGGTCGTCTCGAAATCGCGGCTCGCCATGATTTCGCGCAGATAGACCGTCTCGCGCTTGGCGTTTGGCAATTCGATGCCGATGGCGTTGCGGCCGGGCACGACCGCGACGCGGCAGGCGATCGCGCTCATCGAGCGCGCGATGTCGTCGGAGAGGCCGATGACGCGCGAGGACTTGATGCCGGGCGCGGGCTCCAGCTCGTAGAGCGTGACGACCGGGCCGGGGCGGACATGGATGATCTCGCCCTTGACGCCGAAATCCTCCAGCACGCCTTCGAGCAGCCGCGCGTTCTGCTCCAGCGCGTCCTTCGACAGGCTCGGGTCCTTGGCGACGTTCTTCGGCTCGGACAGAAAATGCAGCGACGGCATCTCGAACGTGTCGGAACCGATGAGGGAGGTCTGCGCCTCGCGCTGGACGCGGGCGCCCGGCACCGGTCGCGCCGCCGGCGCCTCGACGCGGGTCGCGGCATCTGAGCGGAAGTTCCGCACCTTGGCCGCCGGCGCGCCGCGGCGCTGGGCAGGCGCCTCGTCGTCGAAATCGTCGAGGTCGACGTCTTCGTCCTGCTCGTCGTCGAATATATCCTGGTCGGCCGGATCGACCGAGGCGCTGCGGTCGTTGACCATGGCGGCGAAGAATTCCGGCTCGACGCGGGCACGACCGCCCGGGCTCATCCGGCTTTCGGCGAATTCGGCCGATTCGACCCGCTCGGCGGCGCGCCGCCAGGCGCTGGCCTTGGGCTCCATCGGCGGCTCGAACTCATCACGCTCCCGCCTGCGCCGCTCGGCGCGGCGGTGCAGGAAGGCGCGGAACGACAGCCACCAATGGGTGAGGGCGCCGAGCGCGAGGATCCCCTCGTCGCCTTCGT
It contains:
- a CDS encoding class I SAM-dependent methyltransferase; translation: MERGLPHGRAQPGAVKRLTPKSAKNFILDNTALMAPPHVPEVLLHLADEAHDLWLRTEEELAEIGLPPPFWAFAWAGGQGLARYVLDHPGTVRGRRVLDFASGSGLVAIAAIKAGAKQVIAADIDPFCETAIAINLQANGVEAQFLGTDCVGTDDGWDVVLAGDVFYDKAFADRLLPWLGSLKARGAEILVGDPGRAYLPKTGLQSLAVYQVPVTRVLEDAEVKRTTVWRLA
- a CDS encoding DUF1761 domain-containing protein — translated: MDFSVVNWLAVILAAVVAWLFGAAWYMSLSKLWLKAAKLDPATMQRSVVPFVVSFIAELIMALVLTLVVGAITGGEPNPVAGLLFGFVLWLGFIATTLAVNHRYEGFGWALTLIDAGHWLGVMLIIGAVIGWFGAPAAPAG
- the gcvA gene encoding transcriptional regulator GcvA translates to MSKLLPGTRALRTFEAAARHLNFTRAADELGLTPAAVSHQIKEIEDQLDLVLFTRTSRTIRLTEAGNVLLEASVDALDLLNRAVSRARKMTRGTALLKVTLDAQFATKWLMRRVDDFRQQKPGVELRFDITYDVRDFERDDVDIGIRFGTGKYPGIIAHRLFENIIIPVCSPALLASGPPLKEPRDLFNHTLAHIEWSRQGVTWPNWSMWMHAAGVDDFDDSRTLVFGSSTDAIQAALDGNAVALADFAMVANDLSQGRLVRPFELGIRVAPEFAYFLVYPEAAKDDARIIAFREWLLDEVAKTPT
- a CDS encoding L,D-transpeptidase family protein yields the protein MPKGLRVLVVRARPGNPAQGFLQAGKTVFPCALGRSGITANKHEGDGATPLASMRILSGYFRGDHFPGGRRTRLPMTPIGPDLGWCEVPDDRNYNRPVKIPYGASHERMKRDDRLYDVCLVLDWNIAPRRRGRGSAIFFHLARPGFTPTQGCVAVTARTMARLLPLLSDRTVVKVVR
- a CDS encoding response regulator transcription factor; this encodes MTSRTILIVDDDDDLRATLVEQLALYEEFDVQQESTAAKGVAAARGGVVDLLIMDVGLPDMDGREAVKILRKGGYKAPIIMLTGHDTDSDTILGLEAGANDYVTKPFRFAVLLARIRAQLRQHEQSEDATFSVGPYTFKPSQKLLIDPRGAKVRLTEKEASIIKYLYRADQKVVTRDVLLEEVWGYNSGVTTHTLETHVYRLRQKIERDPSNAEILVTESGGYKLVP
- a CDS encoding Crp/Fnr family transcriptional regulator encodes the protein MALDDDILILSGVKLFQGFTQEQLRLLAFGAETTVLQADHKLYREDDVADSAYIVVSGLITLYRELGGERVPIGTAGPGTMLSELALIADTNRLTSASAAVDSEVIRLSRKMFHRILEEYPEIAVLLHERILEEFQQMIARIEELAPRFTG
- the xth gene encoding exodeoxyribonuclease III, which encodes MPFTIATWNINSVRLRMPIVERLLKEHAPDMLCLQETKVPDELFPEKAFRKAGYEHILFHGQKGYHGVATVARRPIELVEKRRFCEIDDSRHLSVRIQAGGKSVLVHNFYVPAGGDEPDPEINRKFRHKLDFVYEMNSVPASGDESSASILVGDLNIAPQEHDVWSHKQLLNVVSHTPVETTNFEAMREAGGWVDLMRLNVPAEQKLYTWWSYRAKDWEASNRGRRLDHVWSSANLVPVFKGYEILRAARGWEKPSDHVPVIARFDLD
- a CDS encoding outer-membrane lipoprotein carrier protein LolA; translated protein: MKTQTEFALTRRQLLGLGLMLGGAAALNLVPGYQLVAAAQAAVPPAAQKIADHFSSVKSMSGEFVQFGPKGEQTGGKFFLERPGKIRFNYDGSSNFRVISDGKSVVILNKKLNTSDLYPLSKTPLKLLLDDRIDLSGGRVKAVKEEDDLTTIKLSDKSVFGNAMITMMFDPKTYDLRQWTITDAQGKDTTVMIFNTKEGVSFPPDTFAIDYTANRELNSRTRSGG
- a CDS encoding DNA translocase FtsK, whose product is MRSGASAPLALTDTGHGIQAFARRQVGRLVGAGLFLFTAFGIAALATWNVADPSFSHATSNVVTNAMGYAGAVFADLAMQFFGLAAVAGLVPAVIWGFLLFTARGVDKLPKRGFAWFGFALLAAAIAGCVTPPNTWPLPTGLGGVFGDMVLKIPGIAVGGYPKGLFATIIAVILAAPTLWLFAYGSALIARKNGFAVMERAAAPDPREQDEMLFDEDEDEGDEGILALGALTHWWLSFRAFLHRRAERRRRERDEFEPPMEPKASAWRRAAERVESAEFAESRMSPGGRARVEPEFFAAMVNDRSASVDPADQDIFDDEQDEDVDLDDFDDEAPAQRRGAPAAKVRNFRSDAATRVEAPAARPVPGARVQREAQTSLIGSDTFEMPSLHFLSEPKNVAKDPSLSKDALEQNARLLEGVLEDFGVKGEIIHVRPGPVVTLYELEPAPGIKSSRVIGLSDDIARSMSAIACRVAVVPGRNAIGIELPNAKRETVYLREIMASRDFETTKAKLALALGKTINGEAVIVDIAKMPHVLVAGTTGSGKSVAINTMILSLLYRMTPQECRLIMIDPKMLELSVYDGIPHLLTPVVTDPKKAVVALKWTVREMEDRYRKMSKVGVRNIDGFNARVQQAEKKGEKISRTVQTGFDRQTGEAIYETEDLDLEPMPYIVVIIDEMADLMMVAGKDIEGAVQRLAQMARAAGIHVIMATQRPSVDVITGTIKANFPTRISFQVTSKIDSRTILGEQGAEQLLGMGDMLYMAGGGRIQRVHGPFVSDDEVEKVVGHLKLQGVPEYLDAITEDDEEEDEDGPSGKGGSGGGGGGNFEDSDDPYDQAVAVVLRDGKASTSYIQRRLGIGYNRAASIIEKMEKEGIVGPANHAGKREILVPTEDDKF